Within Kineothrix sp. MB12-C1, the genomic segment CCACCGATTGTTTCAGCAACTCTACCTGGTCCGGCGTTGTGCATTCCAGATACCTGTGATCGGACGCCAAATATGCGGCCATTTTCTCCGCATAAGGTCTGTCTTGAGATGGTTGAAATGCAGAAGCCTTGAAATATTCATCATTCCTTACAAAGTCAAAAGAAAAGGTATTCAGACGCTCCCCTTTCTCCTGAAGCTTTTTCGCGCACACTGCCGATACCAGACTACTATCCAACCCTCCGGATAAAAAGGTACAAATAGGAACGTCGGACACCATCTGGCGTTCGATGGCATCGACCACTAACTCCTTCGTCTTCTCCACCGTCTTTTCATAACTATCTTCATGAGGTAAGCTAACGAGAGACCAATAAGACCGTTCCTTCACCTCTCCTTTTCCAAAGCATAAGTAATGGCCTGGCAATACTTCATCAATTCCCATGAATACACCACTGCCGTATGTTTTTGCCGGTCCAATAGAGAATACTTCATTTAGCCCCTTTTTATCCAACACGGGCTTTACTCCGGGATAAGAAAGTATTCCTTTTATCTCCGAAGAGAAAATTATCCGACTTCCTTCTTTCTTATAAAAGAGCGGCTTCACTCCGCTTCTATCTCGATATAAGTACAGTTGTTCCCTTACCGGTTCCCATATGGCAAAAGCAAAAATGCCGTTTAACCGGCTTACGAACTCAGAACCGTATTCCAGATATGCCATAAGAACTATCTCCGCATCGCTCTTCGTGCGAAAGGTTCTTCCTCTTGCACTAAGCTCATCCTGCAGTTCTTTCATATTATAAAGCTCTCCATTATAAACAATCGTCCATGTATGCCCTTCCGCCGCATAGCTTATGGGCTGCTTTCCCGTTTCCAAGTCGATAATAGAAAGTCTCACGTGACCCATACCGATATGGTTGTCGAGAAAAATACCCTCTTCATCCGGTCCGCGATGCTTTTGTACCGCATTCATCTTCATTAGAATCTCCGTGTAATATACCGGATACTCCTTGTAGTTTATTTCCGAATCAAAAAAACCTCCAATACCACACATGCTAATTTCTCCCAATTAGAAAACGACACCATTCTTCCTTATTATATGTTCAAATCCAGAGACGGTCACAATCCATCTCTTTGAAACCTCAGCACAAACCTAACGTCTGCAATGTAATCAATGTAAATACGTAACTGTGAGGTAACCTGACTATTACGTAAATACAATGCGGGGAAGAAATCTGTTGGATTCCTTCCCCGCTTCTCACTCTTCTTATTCCATTTTTCTCTATTTCGTCTGGAACGTATTGATCAAACTGTCCAATTCCTCTGACATTTCGCTCAATTTAGCTATATTTCCCGTAATTTCATTCACTGTCATGGACTGCTCTTCCGCGGCCGAAGAAATATTCTCCATAGCAGATACATTTTCTTCCGCTGTCTCCGTCACACTTTTCAACATTCCTAGAATATGATCCTTCTTCTTGTTCGTCTCCTGATTATGTCCGACGATTCCGTGGATATCGGAAAGAAGATTCTTTAATTCTCCAGCCATTTCATTGAAAACATCTTCTGTAGAAGCCACTGACTTATTAATATTCGCCACACCGTCCCGGTTCTTGCCAACGAAGTGCACTGCATCTTCTGATTGTCTCAGCATCTCCTCCACTTTCTCCCTGATGCCTTCCGTTGCTCTTGCAGTTTCGGTCGCCAAACTGCGGACCTCACCGGCAACTACCGCAAAGCCTCTTCCTGCCTCTCCGGCTCTCGCTGCCTCAATATTGGCATTCAAGGCCAGTAGATTCGTCTGTTCTGCAACACCGGCGATAATATCTACGATTTCCTTTATCTTCTCGGAATGTCCGTTAATTGCATTGATAATCTCTTCCATCTTCCTGGAATTATCGTCATTTTCATCGCTTGCCCTTTTCAGCTCCTTCACAGAATCAAGCCCTTGTTCTTTTAAGTTCATAGTCTTTTCTGCAGCCTGTGCTATCTTACTTCCGGCTTCAGCCGTCCGTTCGATATCTCCACCCAGCAAGCCAACTTCTTCCACACTCTTTACCGTATTCTGCGTCTGTTCCTCACCGAACTGCGCCATATGGGTAATGGAAGCCGTTACTTCTTCGGTCATACAAGAAACGTTATCCGCAGCCTCCTTCAACTCCCCTGAAAACTGGCTTAGTTGATTGCTGGAAGAAATCATCGACTTAATGATGAGATTCAGTTTATCCGTCAGGAGATTCACAGAATCCGCCAATACCTTCGTCTCATCCTTTGCCTTAATATTGATTTTTCCAACGGTCAAATCCCCTCTGGACACCTTTTCCAGAATCCCTGAAATCATATTAATCGGCCTTGTCAGCCTTCTCGTCATCAAAATACCTAATCCTAAAGATACTGCCAGAATAACAGCTAACGCTATCAGATTGTAGTTCAAAATAATCTGAGATCCCCGGAAAAGGTCATCATTGTAAATCACTGCCGCAACCGACCAATCCCAATGCGGAAAATATTGTGTATACACCGTCTTCTTACCGGATATGCTGCTGACCTCTTCTCCTAATTCATAAGTTAAAATACCGCCGCCGCTCTTAGCAGTCTGTATCATTTCCTGAATGACCTGTCTACCATCTAATGTCTCTACGTCCAGAATATTACCATCTAAAAAAGGATGGAATATAACATCACCATCGGAATTAACAATGAAAAAGTATCCTCCTTCTCCCAGATTCAACATATGATCTTTTAAATGTGAGTTAGCCGTAGCCGCCGACACTGCGTCCACATTTTCTCCCGATGCCGAATCTTCTGTCGTTGCCCCGGATACCGCATCCGCACCTTCTGCCGTTGCACCTGATTGTGCAGCCTCATTCTCCTGTGAAGATGCATTTTCTGTCGTTGCACTAGAAACTGCATCTGCGGAATCTCCTTGCAACTCCCCGTGCAGCTGTCTTATAGCTCTCAAAGAAGCGGCCTGTGCCTCTTCCTGCGTCATCCATCCATTTCCCTCCAATGTACTTTGATAATTCTTATTGATTTCAAACAGGCTGGATTCAATTACATTCTTTAAGATAATCTCATTGGAGCGAGTAATTTCCGCTTTCGCTATTATATAATTAACGGCAGACACGCTCGTCAATGCAATCAGAATAATAGCAATGATAAAAATACTGATCTTTTTATTTATGGTATCTAATTTAAAATATCTCATGGTCTTTTCTCTCTTCGTCTCTCTCAACTCTTATCCTTTAATAGGATTCTTTAAAAGCGCTACCTCTCCCCCTGTTATTGGCTTACTAAAATAATAGCCCTGTATACAATCACATCCAAAAGCTGTCACTTTGTCGCTTTGATGTTTTTCTTCAATTCCCTCGACCGTCACTTTAAGACCAAGGCAATGCGCCATCCGTATGATATTTTCAATGAACTCACCGCCTCTATCATCAAGGAAAATATCAACGAGCGATTTATCTAACTTTATCTTCTCCACCGGTATGTAGGTCAGATAATTGATGGACGAATAACCGGTACCGAAATCATCCAGTGCCAATCCAACACCGATCGCCGAGAAATCCTCAAATAGCTGCATAGCATTTTCATTGTTATTGATAAAAATACTTTCTGTGATCTCAAGTTCAATTAAATGAGGAGAAATTTCATTTTTCTCCAAAAGACCCTTTAAATAATTGACATATCCTTTATCCCGTATTTGCTTACTCGAAAAGTTAATCGCCACCGGATATAACTCTAAGCCATTACTGCGCCATTCCACCATTTGCTCGATTACTTTCTTTGTTACTATACGTCCTATGTTTAAAATAAGCTCTGTCTCCTCCGCTATGGAGATAAACTCCATTGGAGAAATAAGGTGATTCTTCAGCCGTATCAAGGCCTCATAGCCATTAGTCCTACCTGTTCCCGCATCGACCTGAGGCTGATACAGAATATAGAATCCATCATTGATACAAGCCTCGTTTAATATATTTTTTATGTCTTTTCTTTTTACTGCCTCATCCTTCATGTTGACATTATAATATACCCATTCATTTTTCCCGGATTTCTTAG encodes:
- the asnB gene encoding asparagine synthase (glutamine-hydrolyzing), with translation MCGIGGFFDSEINYKEYPVYYTEILMKMNAVQKHRGPDEEGIFLDNHIGMGHVRLSIIDLETGKQPISYAAEGHTWTIVYNGELYNMKELQDELSARGRTFRTKSDAEIVLMAYLEYGSEFVSRLNGIFAFAIWEPVREQLYLYRDRSGVKPLFYKKEGSRIIFSSEIKGILSYPGVKPVLDKKGLNEVFSIGPAKTYGSGVFMGIDEVLPGHYLCFGKGEVKERSYWSLVSLPHEDSYEKTVEKTKELVVDAIERQMVSDVPICTFLSGGLDSSLVSAVCAKKLQEKGERLNTFSFDFVRNDEYFKASAFQPSQDRPYAEKMAAYLASDHRYLECTTPDQVELLKQSVDARDLPAMADVDSSLHYFCAKVSQYNKVALTGECADEIFGGYPWFHKEECFRAHTFPWTMNLEARKILLRDEFIEYLDMDEYVLAAYEKSIAETPRLAEDTKEEARRREIAYLNQKWFMQTLLDRMDRASMYTGLEARVPFADHRILEYVWNVPWDMKCPDGVVKGLLRESAKEYLPEEILYRRKSPYPKTYDREYEQLLILKMQEITEDSSSPVLEFIDKNKLEKFLSAPSDYGKPWYGQLMAGPQMLAYLYQVNYWIKKYQIELI
- a CDS encoding methyl-accepting chemotaxis protein, which gives rise to MRYFKLDTINKKISIFIIAIILIALTSVSAVNYIIAKAEITRSNEIILKNVIESSLFEINKNYQSTLEGNGWMTQEEAQAASLRAIRQLHGELQGDSADAVSSATTENASSQENEAAQSGATAEGADAVSGATTEDSASGENVDAVSAATANSHLKDHMLNLGEGGYFFIVNSDGDVIFHPFLDGNILDVETLDGRQVIQEMIQTAKSGGGILTYELGEEVSSISGKKTVYTQYFPHWDWSVAAVIYNDDLFRGSQIILNYNLIALAVILAVSLGLGILMTRRLTRPINMISGILEKVSRGDLTVGKINIKAKDETKVLADSVNLLTDKLNLIIKSMISSSNQLSQFSGELKEAADNVSCMTEEVTASITHMAQFGEEQTQNTVKSVEEVGLLGGDIERTAEAGSKIAQAAEKTMNLKEQGLDSVKELKRASDENDDNSRKMEEIINAINGHSEKIKEIVDIIAGVAEQTNLLALNANIEAARAGEAGRGFAVVAGEVRSLATETARATEGIREKVEEMLRQSEDAVHFVGKNRDGVANINKSVASTEDVFNEMAGELKNLLSDIHGIVGHNQETNKKKDHILGMLKSVTETAEENVSAMENISSAAEEQSMTVNEITGNIAKLSEMSEELDSLINTFQTK